Proteins from a single region of Deltaproteobacteria bacterium:
- a CDS encoding alpha/beta hydrolase: MQNEKYIDVDGIRTRYFEAGSGPNLVLFHGGHFGSHDAADCAEDWSLNFDDLSNWFHVIAVDKIGQGFTDNPKKDEDYTMAAVVQHAYNFLKTLSLRNVHPVGHSRGAYLVARLTIEHPELFSTCILVDTNTLAPGISKNETVMANPPQPRLSRDSQRWVLQKYSFGHEHITEQWLDVMMRVAALPKYQEAVRKMEETGLRITRFLPHLARQKDETLGIIRDRGLGKPTLLAWSYQDPTATIDQGYALFDLITRNTPDSRMYIYNRAGHFSYREHPAEFNEMLRSFIGRNS; encoded by the coding sequence ATGCAAAACGAAAAATACATTGACGTCGATGGCATTCGCACGCGCTACTTCGAAGCCGGCAGCGGGCCCAATCTTGTCTTATTCCACGGCGGTCACTTTGGCTCCCACGACGCCGCCGACTGCGCCGAAGATTGGAGCTTGAACTTCGACGATTTGTCGAATTGGTTTCACGTCATCGCCGTCGATAAGATCGGCCAAGGCTTCACCGACAATCCGAAAAAAGACGAAGACTACACCATGGCGGCGGTGGTGCAGCATGCTTACAATTTCTTAAAGACTCTCAGCTTGCGCAATGTCCACCCGGTTGGGCACTCACGCGGCGCCTACCTCGTTGCGCGCTTGACCATCGAGCATCCGGAGCTTTTCAGCACTTGCATTCTTGTCGACACCAACACGCTCGCACCCGGCATCAGCAAAAACGAAACCGTGATGGCCAATCCCCCGCAGCCGCGGCTTTCCCGCGACAGCCAGCGCTGGGTCCTGCAAAAATATTCCTTCGGCCACGAGCATATCACCGAGCAGTGGCTCGACGTGATGATGCGCGTCGCCGCCTTGCCCAAGTATCAAGAAGCGGTGCGCAAGATGGAAGAGACGGGACTACGCATCACGCGCTTTCTGCCCCACCTGGCGCGACAAAAAGACGAGACATTAGGCATCATCCGCGACCGCGGTTTAGGCAAACCGACGCTCCTCGCATGGTCGTACCAAGATCCGACGGCCACCATCGACCAGGGCTACGCGCTCTTCGATTTGATCACGCGCAACACGCCCGACTCGCGCATGTATATCTACAACCGCGCCGGCCACTTCTCGTACCGCGAGCATCCGGCGGAGTTCAATGAAATGCTGCGCAGCTTCATTGGCAGAAACAGTTAG
- the pyk gene encoding pyruvate kinase → MRKTKIVCTIGPATSSDRMIEGLIRSGMNVARLNFSHGDYTSHRRVIRKIRQLERKLAEPVAILQDLPGPKIRIGSVAGDRVRLQNRRPFVLTRRKVLGSELAVSVNFAGLTDAVKKGDPILLGDGEIELEAEQVSGQEVKCKIIVGGILGSHKGIHFPKSTLNIRALTAEDKKHLAFGIENNVDIVGLSFVRTAEDIHYARREMKKLGGKLPLIAKIEKHEALDNLDAILDAVDGLMVARGDLGLEIAQERIPTVQKDMIRKANHLGKPVITATQMLRSMVWNPRPTRAEITDIANAILDGTDALMLSEETAAGEYPLDAVRIMAQVAEETEKILEPRRRFEGLEKTIPEAISLGAISLARDLHVKAFLIPTTSGSTARLIARYRPTQPLIAVSPDPQTVKMLCLVWGTHPIKVNGFKSTDEMVRMLQRKAVESGVVKRGDLVAITAGLPLHVTGSTNMITVKNIE, encoded by the coding sequence ATGCGCAAAACCAAAATCGTCTGCACGATTGGGCCGGCGACCTCATCGGACAGAATGATCGAAGGGCTCATTCGTTCCGGCATGAATGTCGCCCGCCTGAACTTCAGCCATGGCGACTACACATCGCACCGCCGCGTCATCCGAAAAATTCGCCAACTCGAACGCAAGCTCGCCGAACCGGTTGCGATTCTCCAAGATCTGCCGGGTCCAAAGATTCGCATTGGCTCTGTCGCCGGCGACCGCGTGCGGCTACAGAACCGCCGACCTTTCGTGCTGACGCGCCGCAAAGTGTTGGGCTCCGAGCTCGCTGTCTCCGTCAATTTTGCCGGCCTGACCGACGCGGTGAAAAAAGGCGACCCGATCTTGCTCGGCGACGGCGAGATCGAGCTCGAGGCCGAGCAAGTGAGCGGACAAGAGGTCAAGTGCAAGATCATCGTCGGCGGCATCCTCGGCTCGCACAAGGGCATTCACTTTCCCAAGAGCACGCTCAACATTCGCGCGCTGACGGCGGAGGATAAGAAGCATCTCGCCTTCGGCATCGAGAACAACGTGGATATTGTCGGCCTCTCCTTTGTGCGCACCGCCGAAGACATTCACTACGCGCGCCGGGAAATGAAAAAGCTCGGCGGCAAACTGCCGCTCATCGCCAAGATCGAAAAGCACGAAGCGCTGGATAATCTGGATGCTATTCTTGACGCCGTCGATGGCTTGATGGTCGCGCGCGGCGATCTCGGCCTGGAGATCGCCCAGGAGCGCATCCCCACCGTGCAAAAGGACATGATTCGCAAAGCCAATCACCTCGGCAAACCGGTGATCACCGCTACTCAGATGCTGCGCTCGATGGTGTGGAACCCGCGGCCGACCCGCGCTGAGATCACCGACATCGCCAACGCCATTCTCGACGGCACCGACGCCTTGATGCTCTCGGAAGAAACCGCGGCCGGCGAATATCCCCTCGATGCGGTGCGCATCATGGCACAGGTCGCCGAGGAAACCGAAAAGATTCTCGAGCCGCGCCGGCGCTTCGAAGGTTTGGAGAAAACGATTCCCGAGGCGATCAGTCTAGGCGCGATCTCACTGGCGCGCGATCTCCACGTAAAGGCTTTCCTGATTCCCACGACCTCTGGCAGCACTGCGCGCTTGATCGCCCGCTATCGCCCAACCCAACCGCTCATCGCCGTCAGTCCCGACCCGCAGACAGTCAAAATGCTCTGCCTGGTCTGGGGCACCCATCCCATCAAAGTAAACGGCTTCAAAAGCACCGACGAAATGGTGCGCATGCTGCAGCGCAAAGCGGTGGAATCCGGTGTGGTCAAACGCGGCGACCTGGTCGCCATCACCGCCGGTTTGCCGCTGCACGTCACCGGCAGCACCAACATGATCACGGTTAAGAACATCGAGTAA
- a CDS encoding (2Fe-2S)-binding protein: MSTPQVRLTINGREYSGEVEPRKLLTDFLRDDLGLTGTHVGCEHGVCGACTILLNGEPVRSCLMFAVQANGAELKTIEGLAPSADALHPLQEKFWELHGLQCGFCTPGILLTAEALLKEIPDPSEEEIREWISGNLCRCTGYQNIVTAIQEAAKTLNANNE, from the coding sequence ATGAGCACGCCGCAAGTGCGCTTGACCATCAACGGGCGTGAATACAGCGGCGAAGTTGAGCCGCGTAAGCTGCTCACCGACTTTTTGCGCGACGATTTGGGTCTCACCGGCACCCACGTCGGCTGCGAGCACGGCGTCTGCGGCGCTTGCACGATTTTGTTAAACGGCGAACCAGTGCGCTCTTGCTTGATGTTCGCAGTGCAGGCCAACGGCGCCGAGTTAAAAACCATCGAAGGCCTGGCGCCCAGCGCCGACGCGCTGCATCCGCTGCAAGAAAAGTTCTGGGAGCTGCACGGCCTGCAGTGCGGCTTCTGCACGCCGGGGATTCTACTAACGGCGGAAGCTTTACTGAAGGAAATTCCTGATCCGAGCGAAGAAGAAATCCGCGAATGGATCAGCGGCAATCTTTGCCGCTGCACCGGTTATCAGAATATCGTGACCGCGATTCAGGAGGCAGCGAAAACGTTGAACGCCAACAACGAGTGA
- a CDS encoding ABC transporter permease: protein MVTYLSRRLAGTIPVLLLISLLVFLLIHAAPGDPTLMLLGEETNAAEVAKAKERWGLDQPIYVQYWRFLKSAATGDFGKSFKYAEPVTSVIRTRLPATIELACFAILIATLLAIPLGVWAGSRPNSWIDNLGTTCGLFGISMPSFWLAIMLILFLAGILNILPTSGRSTYGIAGPDQTGFYIFDSIRQNNWRAVWDALTHIFMPALALGVNMLGILMRVTRSSILEVMNEDYVRTARSKGLQEQKVVWRHVTSNALIPVVTVVGLELGTLLSGSIIVETVFAWPGSGSLLITALNARDYPLVTGLVMTYTMAFVTINLIIDALYAVIDPRIRY from the coding sequence ATGGTCACTTATCTCTCCCGCCGCCTCGCCGGCACGATTCCCGTGCTGCTGCTGATCAGCTTGCTGGTGTTCCTGCTGATCCACGCCGCGCCGGGCGATCCGACTTTGATGCTGCTCGGAGAAGAGACTAATGCCGCGGAGGTAGCCAAAGCCAAAGAGCGCTGGGGGTTGGATCAGCCGATCTATGTTCAATACTGGCGCTTCTTGAAGTCGGCGGCCACCGGCGATTTTGGCAAATCGTTCAAGTATGCCGAGCCGGTCACCTCGGTGATCAGAACGCGCCTGCCGGCCACCATCGAGCTCGCGTGCTTCGCGATTCTAATCGCGACGCTGCTGGCGATTCCGCTCGGTGTATGGGCGGGCTCTCGGCCGAATTCGTGGATCGACAATCTCGGTACCACTTGCGGCCTATTCGGCATCAGCATGCCGAGCTTTTGGCTGGCGATCATGCTGATACTTTTCCTCGCCGGCATCTTGAATATCTTGCCCACCTCGGGCCGCAGCACCTATGGCATCGCTGGGCCGGACCAGACCGGTTTTTACATTTTCGACAGCATTCGGCAGAATAATTGGCGCGCGGTCTGGGACGCTCTGACCCATATCTTCATGCCGGCATTAGCATTGGGCGTAAATATGTTGGGAATATTGATGCGCGTGACGCGCTCGTCAATTTTGGAAGTCATGAACGAAGACTACGTGCGCACCGCTCGTTCCAAGGGCCTGCAGGAACAAAAAGTCGTCTGGCGTCATGTCACGAGCAACGCCTTGATCCCCGTCGTCACCGTGGTCGGGCTGGAGTTGGGCACGCTGCTCAGCGGCTCAATCATTGTCGAGACCGTGTTCGCCTGGCCGGGCAGCGGCAGCTTGTTGATCACGGCGCTGAACGCGCGCGACTATCCACTGGTGACCGGTCTGGTGATGACCTATACAATGGCGTTTGTCACTATCAACTTAATCATCGACGCACTCTATGCAGTCATTGACCCTCGAATCCGCTACTGA
- a CDS encoding ABC transporter permease yields the protein MQSLTLESATEEKAGLLTRFFARLNAKAFTGGLIVLAFIFIGVFGPLIAPHDPNKQELTAMMRAPQGMGAQHVLGTDNLGRDILSRVIYGARISLLVAFAVVFISGFVGISLGAISGYFGGKVDFLIQKLVEVVWAFPPLLLGITIMAFLGQGLFNLILALIAQRWIPYCRVVRAQTLSLRARDFVTAAQSLGSGNLKIIVRHIIPNLIQTSLVIGTFAMASSIIAEASLSFLGVGVPPSIPTWGTMLADARIYISTAWWLPLFPGLCIFVTVLGINLLGDALRDILDPRLKRTGSGI from the coding sequence ATGCAGTCATTGACCCTCGAATCCGCTACTGAAGAAAAAGCCGGCTTGCTGACGCGCTTTTTCGCCCGGCTCAATGCCAAAGCCTTCACCGGCGGCTTGATCGTGCTGGCGTTCATCTTCATTGGCGTCTTCGGCCCGCTGATTGCGCCCCATGACCCGAACAAACAGGAATTGACAGCGATGATGCGCGCGCCCCAAGGCATGGGCGCGCAGCACGTGCTCGGCACCGACAATCTAGGACGCGATATTTTGAGCCGCGTCATTTACGGCGCGCGGATTTCGCTGCTGGTCGCCTTCGCTGTGGTTTTTATCTCGGGCTTCGTCGGCATCAGCCTGGGCGCCATCTCCGGCTATTTCGGCGGCAAGGTCGACTTCCTGATTCAGAAATTGGTCGAAGTCGTTTGGGCCTTTCCGCCGCTCTTGCTCGGCATCACCATCATGGCCTTTCTCGGCCAGGGACTATTCAATCTTATCCTTGCGTTGATCGCCCAGCGCTGGATTCCCTATTGCCGCGTCGTGCGCGCGCAAACGCTGTCTTTGCGCGCGCGCGACTTCGTCACCGCGGCGCAGTCCCTCGGCTCGGGCAATCTCAAAATAATCGTCCGTCACATTATTCCCAATTTGATACAAACCTCCTTGGTGATCGGCACCTTTGCCATGGCTTCGTCCATAATCGCCGAAGCGAGTTTGAGCTTCCTCGGCGTCGGCGTGCCGCCGAGCATTCCCACCTGGGGCACCATGCTGGCCGACGCGCGCATTTATATCAGCACCGCCTGGTGGCTGCCGCTGTTTCCCGGGCTGTGCATCTTCGTCACAGTGCTTGGCATCAACCTGCTCGGCGACGCGCTCCGCGACATTCTCGACCCGCGACTGAAACGGACCGGGTCCGGCATCTAG
- a CDS encoding xanthine dehydrogenase family protein subunit M, with protein MKPASFEYHAPTTLTEALDLMAQFGDQARPLAGGQSLVPLMNFRLLRPAHIVDLNGVAELNFLNAKNGQLRIGATLRQRALEKSSDVVARWPLLREATSYIGHIQIRNRGTVGGSLTHAFPSAELPVAMVTLDASFTLASKTNRRTIKATDFFQSYMTTALEPIELLTEIAVPSCLPNTGWSYQEVSRRHGDFALAGAAALVTLDAPGAIVQARLTFTGTTPIAASEAEQKMRGQALSEALFKEAAHIATRDIEQDSDIHASAEYRREACAVMAQRALSQAAQRAAALMKESK; from the coding sequence ATGAAACCGGCAAGCTTCGAATACCACGCGCCAACGACTCTCACCGAAGCGCTCGACTTGATGGCGCAGTTCGGCGATCAGGCGCGCCCCCTCGCCGGCGGCCAGAGCCTCGTGCCGCTGATGAATTTTCGCCTGTTACGCCCGGCTCACATCGTCGATCTGAACGGCGTTGCCGAGCTCAATTTTCTCAACGCGAAAAATGGCCAACTGAGAATCGGCGCTACACTGCGCCAACGCGCGCTGGAAAAATCCAGCGACGTCGTTGCGCGCTGGCCGCTCTTGCGCGAGGCGACGAGCTATATTGGCCATATTCAGATTCGCAACCGCGGCACCGTCGGCGGCAGCTTAACCCACGCTTTTCCTTCGGCGGAGCTGCCGGTGGCGATGGTAACCCTCGACGCCTCATTTACGCTGGCGTCAAAAACCAACCGCCGAACAATCAAGGCAACTGATTTTTTTCAATCCTACATGACCACGGCGTTGGAGCCCATTGAGCTTTTGACGGAGATCGCCGTTCCCTCCTGTCTGCCGAATACCGGCTGGTCCTATCAGGAAGTCAGCCGGCGCCACGGCGATTTCGCCCTCGCGGGAGCGGCGGCGCTGGTAACGCTGGACGCCCCCGGCGCCATTGTTCAAGCGAGGCTGACGTTCACCGGCACCACTCCCATCGCTGCCAGCGAAGCCGAGCAAAAAATGCGCGGCCAAGCCCTGTCGGAAGCGCTCTTCAAAGAAGCCGCGCATATCGCCACGAGGGATATCGAGCAAGACTCGGACATTCACGCCAGCGCCGAGTACCGCCGCGAGGCTTGCGCGGTCATGGCACAGCGCGCACTCTCGCAAGCAGCGCAGCGAGCGGCTGCGCTCATGAAGGAATCCAAATGA
- a CDS encoding xanthine dehydrogenase family protein molybdopterin-binding subunit codes for MAYIGTRVRRKEDLRLLRGIGKYVGDIHRPGMVHAAILRSTHAHARVVKIDASAALKLPGVIGVLTSADMPGLKTIPMRTGVIPGLERSQQTPIATTKVRYVGDPVAVVVAENRYRAEDALELIEVQYEALGAVTDARAGIQPGEPQLHDATPNNVAANFQVNVGDVDAAFRECDLIFEQEFTTQRHSAVPLENRGLVAEWDEGRGMLTMWGPTKMTHTNWRILSELIGLPQSCIHFIEPEVGGGFGARGEFYPEDFLIPFAARHFRRPICWIEDRSENLKAMNQSRQQRHKIKIGAKKDGTIVAMDAEVLFDMGGYTRTHGGVPAISASAMLRGPFRVKNFRANVFCVLTNKTPVGTYRSPGRYEANFVRERLVDMIAHRLRLDPADVRRKNLIRRDEMPYDLGKHPFHYMVYDTGDFLDQMNRALQKIGYEDWQKKIDASKNSNNAIGAGIGCFVETSGIGPWEYARVEIDNLGKVVLYSGCNSVGQGIGTALSQIVADELQCSIDDVRVVHGDTAKVPYGNGSNASRSTVMAGSAAVGASRKVKDKLLRLASAHLEIDAADLTLRDGRIVAKGAPERALNFVDLYRLALPGPALKAGVVPGISEEDFFATDKRPFPYGVHVCVVEVDKETGKIKILDYLVTEDVGRKINPMIIEGQMAGGLAQGIGGAMLEEFVYSEDGQPLATNFMDYLMPTAMEMPKAQFLSTEEFPSPHNPLGVKGAGEGGITAAGAALANAVSNALGVEATKLPLKPDYVLELVKQSRNRQ; via the coding sequence ATGGCCTACATCGGCACCCGAGTGAGACGCAAAGAAGACCTCCGCCTGCTGCGCGGCATCGGCAAATACGTCGGCGACATTCATCGTCCTGGCATGGTGCACGCAGCGATCCTGCGCAGCACGCACGCGCACGCCCGCGTTGTCAAGATCGACGCCTCAGCAGCGCTGAAACTCCCGGGCGTCATCGGCGTGCTCACGTCTGCCGATATGCCGGGGCTGAAAACCATTCCCATGAGAACCGGCGTGATTCCCGGCCTGGAACGCTCGCAGCAAACACCGATCGCGACAACCAAGGTCCGCTATGTCGGCGACCCCGTCGCTGTGGTCGTCGCTGAAAATCGCTACCGCGCCGAAGACGCCCTCGAACTTATCGAAGTCCAATACGAGGCCCTCGGCGCGGTCACCGACGCGCGCGCCGGCATCCAACCCGGCGAGCCACAGCTTCATGACGCGACACCAAACAACGTTGCAGCCAACTTTCAGGTCAACGTCGGCGACGTCGACGCGGCGTTTCGCGAGTGCGATTTGATCTTCGAGCAGGAGTTCACCACCCAGCGCCACTCAGCCGTGCCGCTGGAAAATCGCGGCCTGGTGGCCGAGTGGGACGAAGGGCGCGGCATGCTGACCATGTGGGGTCCGACCAAGATGACCCACACCAACTGGCGCATACTGTCAGAACTGATCGGCCTGCCGCAGAGCTGCATCCATTTTATCGAGCCCGAAGTGGGCGGCGGCTTCGGCGCCCGCGGCGAGTTTTATCCGGAAGATTTTTTGATTCCGTTCGCCGCCAGACATTTTCGCCGGCCGATCTGCTGGATCGAAGATCGCTCGGAGAATCTCAAGGCGATGAACCAATCGCGCCAGCAGCGTCATAAAATAAAAATCGGTGCCAAGAAAGACGGCACCATCGTCGCCATGGACGCCGAGGTGCTCTTCGACATGGGCGGCTACACGCGCACCCACGGCGGCGTGCCGGCGATCTCCGCCTCGGCGATGCTGCGCGGGCCGTTTCGTGTCAAGAACTTTCGCGCCAACGTTTTCTGCGTGCTGACCAACAAGACGCCGGTGGGCACCTACCGCAGCCCGGGGCGCTACGAAGCCAACTTCGTGCGCGAGCGGTTGGTCGACATGATCGCGCATCGATTAAGGCTCGACCCAGCCGACGTGCGCCGGAAAAATCTCATCCGCCGCGACGAGATGCCTTACGATCTCGGCAAGCATCCGTTTCATTACATGGTCTACGACACCGGCGATTTTCTCGACCAGATGAACCGCGCGCTGCAAAAAATCGGCTACGAAGATTGGCAAAAAAAAATCGACGCAAGCAAGAATTCGAATAATGCCATCGGCGCCGGCATCGGCTGCTTCGTCGAGACCAGCGGCATCGGCCCGTGGGAATACGCGCGGGTGGAAATCGACAACCTCGGCAAAGTAGTGCTCTACTCCGGCTGCAATTCCGTCGGCCAGGGCATTGGCACGGCGCTGAGCCAGATCGTCGCTGACGAGCTGCAATGCTCAATCGACGACGTGCGCGTGGTGCATGGCGACACCGCCAAAGTTCCCTACGGCAATGGCAGTAATGCCAGCCGCTCGACGGTGATGGCCGGCAGCGCCGCGGTGGGCGCGTCGCGTAAAGTCAAAGATAAGTTGTTGCGCCTGGCATCGGCGCACTTGGAAATCGACGCCGCAGACTTAACACTGCGCGACGGCCGCATCGTCGCCAAAGGCGCGCCCGAGCGGGCGTTGAACTTTGTCGACCTCTATCGCCTCGCCCTGCCCGGCCCAGCACTTAAGGCCGGCGTTGTGCCGGGAATTTCAGAAGAGGACTTCTTCGCCACCGACAAACGGCCGTTTCCCTACGGCGTCCACGTCTGCGTCGTCGAGGTCGACAAAGAAACCGGCAAGATCAAAATTCTCGATTACCTGGTTACCGAAGACGTCGGGCGCAAAATCAATCCCATGATCATCGAAGGCCAAATGGCCGGCGGCCTGGCCCAAGGCATCGGCGGCGCGATGCTAGAAGAGTTTGTCTACAGTGAAGACGGCCAGCCGCTGGCGACCAACTTCATGGATTACCTCATGCCGACAGCCATGGAGATGCCCAAGGCGCAGTTCCTTTCAACGGAAGAATTCCCAAGCCCGCACAACCCGCTCGGAGTCAAAGGCGCGGGCGAAGGCGGCATCACCGCGGCGGGAGCCGCGTTGGCGAACGCCGTGTCGAACGCGTTGGGCGTCGAAGCGACGAAGCTGCCACTGAAACCTGACTATGTTTTAGAGCTGGTAAAGCAAAGCCGAAATAGACAATAA